From Thiohalorhabdus denitrificans, the proteins below share one genomic window:
- a CDS encoding ADP-ribosylglycohydrolase family protein, whose translation MKNQDRSLYRGCLLGGAVGDALGAPVEFYSRQSILAEYGPGGIRDLAPAFGRIGAITDDTQMTLFTAEGMLRAHVRGCMRGITTYPGVTAYAYLRWLRTQGVEPRARCESDGWLIQHPELFARRAPGNTCIQALAALQELGDGADNHSKGCGAVMRVAPVGLYYANWAGVDGKRTANAFNTAAEIAGITHGHPTGQLAAGFLAVVVAELARGEDLQVAIAGAKKELREHRNHEETTAAVEHAERLAVTNPGDPQSLPELGQGWIAEEALGIALYSVLSTTTLEEAVTLAVNHDGDSDSTGAITGNLAGALYGEEAIPERWLEALELREAISAMAEDLHEFPNWGVSEYGDQEVNDYYWARYPGE comes from the coding sequence TTGAAAAATCAGGACCGAAGCCTGTATCGCGGCTGCCTGCTCGGTGGCGCTGTAGGAGATGCCCTCGGGGCGCCGGTGGAGTTCTATAGTCGTCAGTCCATCCTGGCCGAGTACGGTCCCGGTGGGATCCGGGACCTGGCCCCGGCCTTCGGGCGGATTGGCGCCATCACCGACGATACCCAGATGACCCTGTTCACCGCCGAGGGAATGCTTCGCGCCCATGTGCGGGGCTGCATGCGAGGCATCACCACCTACCCGGGCGTGACGGCCTATGCCTACCTGCGCTGGCTCAGGACCCAGGGCGTTGAGCCCCGGGCCCGATGCGAATCCGACGGCTGGCTGATCCAACATCCAGAGTTGTTTGCCCGCCGCGCCCCGGGCAACACCTGCATCCAGGCTCTGGCCGCCCTGCAGGAGCTCGGGGACGGGGCGGACAACCACAGCAAGGGTTGCGGGGCCGTGATGCGCGTGGCCCCGGTGGGGCTCTACTACGCCAACTGGGCGGGTGTGGATGGCAAGCGGACGGCCAACGCCTTTAACACGGCTGCGGAGATCGCCGGGATCACGCATGGCCATCCCACCGGCCAGCTCGCCGCGGGCTTCCTGGCAGTGGTGGTCGCCGAACTGGCGCGGGGGGAGGATCTCCAGGTAGCGATAGCCGGCGCTAAGAAGGAACTACGGGAGCACCGTAACCACGAGGAAACAACAGCCGCTGTGGAGCACGCGGAACGCCTTGCGGTCACCAATCCCGGCGATCCCCAATCTCTTCCGGAGCTGGGCCAGGGCTGGATCGCCGAGGAGGCCCTGGGGATCGCGCTATATAGCGTCCTATCCACGACGACCCTGGAGGAGGCCGTGACCCTCGCCGTCAACCACGACGGCGACAGCGACTCCACCGGCGCGATAACCGGCAACCTGGCCGGCGCCCTCTACGGAGAGGAGGCCATCCCGGAACGGTGGCTGGAAGCCTTGGAGCTACGCGAGGCCATTTCGGCCATGGCCGAAGATCTTCATGAATTTCCGAACTGGGGAGTCAGCGAGTACGGAGATCAGGAGGTCAACGATTACTACTGGGCCCGTTATCCTGGGGAGTGA